One genomic region from Evansella sp. LMS18 encodes:
- a CDS encoding EpsG family protein: MEILYANLAIVFSFSLFSRFIAVPSAATSLSPVPVKPSKLFAFGAMVTLVIISGLRRNIGDTYFYRHTYETNQFTWEIIREEKDMGFGILQMLLQQISSDPQILIFTTALITNVLIVIALYNYARMFELALYVYITGGFFLVSMNGIRQFLAAAIIFAATKYIIDGSWKKFTLVVLLASTFHQSALIFIPIYFLIRRKAWTKTTAALLALAVIIVIGYNHFSEMLFSAISDTQYGGYSDFAEGGANIIRIAVNAAPLILAYLGRDKLREVFPNSDYFINLCLLNFVFMVISLQNWLFARFSIYFGLYQLILIAWIVKVFKEKDQKLIYYLILIFYFIYFYYEHVHSLHIEYRSDFFDL, from the coding sequence ATGGAAATTTTATATGCAAACCTTGCCATTGTTTTCAGTTTTTCCTTGTTTTCAAGATTTATAGCAGTCCCTTCTGCTGCTACTTCGCTGTCACCAGTCCCGGTAAAACCTAGTAAACTTTTCGCCTTTGGAGCAATGGTCACTCTAGTTATCATATCAGGCTTACGTCGGAATATTGGAGATACTTATTTCTACAGACATACTTATGAAACAAACCAATTTACTTGGGAAATTATTAGAGAAGAAAAAGACATGGGATTTGGAATACTGCAAATGCTGTTACAGCAGATTAGCAGCGACCCGCAAATTTTAATTTTCACTACTGCTCTGATTACTAACGTCTTAATTGTTATTGCTCTGTATAACTATGCCAGAATGTTTGAGCTGGCCCTTTACGTTTATATAACGGGAGGTTTTTTTTTAGTTTCAATGAATGGCATCAGGCAGTTTCTTGCAGCTGCGATTATTTTTGCAGCAACGAAATATATCATTGACGGCAGCTGGAAAAAGTTCACTCTTGTCGTGCTTTTAGCCTCAACTTTTCATCAGAGTGCACTAATATTTATACCTATATATTTTTTAATCAGAAGAAAAGCATGGACAAAAACTACAGCTGCACTTCTTGCTCTCGCAGTTATCATCGTCATAGGTTATAACCACTTTTCAGAAATGCTGTTTTCGGCAATTAGTGATACGCAGTATGGTGGGTACAGCGACTTTGCAGAAGGAGGGGCAAATATTATAAGGATAGCAGTAAATGCAGCTCCCTTAATTCTTGCATATCTTGGAAGGGATAAACTGAGGGAAGTTTTTCCTAACAGTGATTACTTTATTAATCTATGTTTATTGAACTTTGTATTTATGGTTATATCTTTACAAAACTGGCTTTTTGCAAGGTTCTCTATTTATTTCGGGTTGTACCAATTAATATTGATTGCCTGGATAGTAAAAGTATTTAAGGAAAAGGATCAAAAGCTTATATATTATTTAATCCTTATTTTTTATTTTATTTATTTTTATTATGAGCACGTTCATTCACTCCATATTGAATATCGGAGTGATTTTTTTGATTTATAA
- a CDS encoding aminotransferase class I/II-fold pyridoxal phosphate-dependent enzyme, translated as MSGREMEYIKNAFETNWIAPVGPNLQQFEKAIAEYAMVDDAVAVSSGTAAIHLALSLLEVQAGDTVFCSSLTFVASANPILYQGAEPVFIDSEPETWNMSPIALERALGDSFLSGKLPKAVIVVNLYGQSAKMEEIISICSHFNVPVIEDAAESLGASYKGKASGTFGDFGVYSFNGNKIITTSGGGALLSNNKEALNKARFLATQARDPAPHYQHSETGYNYRMSNVLAGIGIAQLQVLNERVESRRSIFRRYFQELSCLNGIDFMPELANTTSSRWLTVCTINEEVTGTSVKSILQALTLENIEARPVWKPLHLQPLFKNCKYYPHNDKESISEQLFQKGICLPSGSSLTEDDMVRILACIKGTMKLKGMVI; from the coding sequence ATGAGTGGCAGAGAGATGGAATATATTAAAAATGCCTTTGAGACAAACTGGATAGCCCCTGTTGGCCCGAATTTACAGCAATTTGAAAAAGCGATTGCAGAATATGCAATGGTGGATGATGCTGTTGCTGTAAGTTCAGGAACAGCGGCTATTCATCTCGCTCTTTCCTTGCTTGAGGTTCAGGCTGGTGATACAGTTTTCTGTTCCAGTCTCACGTTTGTAGCAAGCGCTAATCCAATATTGTATCAAGGTGCTGAACCTGTTTTCATTGATTCAGAGCCTGAGACGTGGAATATGTCTCCTATAGCGTTGGAGAGGGCATTGGGGGATAGCTTTTTATCAGGTAAACTACCGAAGGCAGTGATCGTTGTTAATCTTTACGGCCAGAGTGCAAAAATGGAAGAAATCATTTCCATATGCAGTCATTTCAATGTTCCTGTCATTGAGGATGCGGCTGAATCACTGGGAGCTTCATACAAAGGGAAGGCAAGCGGAACATTTGGGGATTTTGGCGTCTATTCCTTTAATGGAAATAAAATTATTACTACATCCGGCGGCGGGGCTCTTCTCTCCAATAATAAAGAAGCGCTGAATAAAGCAAGGTTCCTGGCAACCCAGGCAAGAGATCCTGCGCCCCATTACCAGCATAGCGAAACAGGTTACAATTACCGGATGAGCAATGTTTTAGCTGGAATAGGTATTGCGCAGCTGCAGGTTCTAAATGAAAGAGTAGAATCAAGAAGAAGCATTTTCAGGCGTTACTTTCAGGAATTATCCTGTTTAAATGGGATTGATTTTATGCCGGAATTAGCAAACACTACTTCCAGCCGCTGGCTGACTGTATGTACAATAAATGAAGAAGTAACTGGTACTTCAGTAAAATCAATTCTTCAGGCTCTCACATTGGAGAATATTGAAGCCAGGCCTGTCTGGAAACCACTTCATTTACAGCCTTTGTTTAAAAATTGCAAATACTATCCACATAATGACAAGGAAAGCATATCTGAACAACTCTTTCAAAAAGGAATCTGCCTGCCGTCAGGGTCAAGCTTAACAGAGGATGATATGGTAAGAATACTGGCTTGTATAAAGGGGACCATGAAATTAAAAGGGATGGTCATATGA
- a CDS encoding glycosyltransferase: MLKPKVSVIVPIYKVEKYIHRCLESILNQSYTNLDIILVNDGSPDSCGSIADEYALANDRVRAYHKENGGLSDARNYGMNYAEGTFTMFVDSDDWIEPEMVEELVRAALDYKADVVQSAFYYAHDTYHLFDNRYFSRDGSTSVLNNKELMNELVINERVKNFAWGKLYKTSLIRSFPFKKGVLFEDVFWAHNIMHQVSTYVIVNKPLYNYYQRDDSIVATYTPKNLDIIKGLKERHSFIEIHYPDLVNESYKMLLKTNLEHYKLLTLNKRKDPEGSHRKEIQSYINSRYRLLKKAAENDRRLMRQLNLFHIHPLLNISYLAAGKFTGFTKLTQRHQVLERVNL, translated from the coding sequence ATGTTGAAACCAAAAGTGAGCGTTATTGTTCCTATTTATAAGGTAGAAAAATATATTCATCGCTGTTTAGAGAGTATTTTAAATCAGTCATACACTAATCTGGACATTATATTAGTTAACGATGGTTCTCCTGACAGTTGTGGAAGTATTGCTGATGAGTATGCTCTAGCTAACGACCGTGTAAGGGCTTATCATAAGGAAAATGGCGGTCTCTCAGACGCCCGGAATTACGGAATGAATTATGCGGAAGGTACATTTACTATGTTTGTAGACAGCGATGACTGGATTGAACCGGAAATGGTAGAAGAACTTGTGCGCGCTGCTCTTGATTACAAAGCTGATGTCGTGCAATCGGCATTTTATTACGCACATGATACGTATCATTTATTTGACAATCGCTATTTCAGCAGAGATGGTTCAACCAGTGTGTTAAACAATAAAGAACTAATGAACGAATTAGTTATTAATGAGAGAGTCAAAAATTTTGCGTGGGGAAAATTGTATAAAACCTCCCTCATCAGGAGCTTTCCTTTTAAAAAGGGTGTCTTGTTTGAGGATGTCTTCTGGGCCCATAATATAATGCATCAAGTCAGTACATATGTAATCGTCAACAAGCCGCTGTATAACTATTACCAGCGGGATGACAGCATCGTAGCAACCTATACACCGAAAAATCTCGACATTATCAAAGGCTTAAAAGAGAGACATTCCTTTATAGAAATTCATTATCCTGACCTGGTTAATGAGTCATATAAAATGTTATTAAAAACAAATCTCGAGCATTACAAACTGCTGACTCTGAATAAAAGGAAAGATCCGGAAGGCAGCCACAGAAAGGAAATACAAAGTTATATAAACAGCCGTTACAGGTTATTGAAAAAAGCGGCGGAAAATGACCGGCGCCTCATGAGACAACTTAATTTATTTCATATTCATCCTTTACTGAATATTTCTTACCTCGCTGCAGGAAAGTTTACCGGTTTTACGAAACTCACTCAGCGTCATCAAGTACTGGAACGGGTTAATTTATAA
- a CDS encoding glycosyltransferase family 1 protein translates to MSSATTLKPLKILHITGAMNCGGTETMLMNIFRNVDRKQVQFDFVSFSKEDAYYDKEIRELGGTVIKLSNNQSVKELVRIMKEYGPYDAVHSHTLFHCGIANSAAMLAGIHKRIAHAHTTLDDSESISRKLYIRGMRSLTSAVSTHLLACSNEAGRYLFGPRQLKKRRFSYFPNLIDYSSFLEDHQKEVSLLKEELGLKNVKVIGHIGRFIAPKNHSYLLKIFKEVLKKEDDFKLLLVGDGDLRSITEAEVKKEGLEDKVIFTGIRKDIDILLKCMDIFVFPSVYEGLGLVLLEAQASGLPCVVSEAVQPEADIEVGLVTKLSLEQKPEEWAEEVLSNVCKKETDKKRIIKAFENKGYSMSGGISSIISIYRE, encoded by the coding sequence ATGAGTTCGGCCACAACATTGAAGCCGCTTAAAATCCTTCATATAACAGGGGCTATGAATTGTGGTGGCACGGAAACAATGCTGATGAATATTTTTAGAAATGTTGACAGGAAGCAAGTACAATTTGATTTTGTATCCTTCAGCAAGGAAGATGCATACTACGACAAAGAAATCAGGGAACTTGGCGGAACTGTTATTAAACTATCAAATAATCAGTCTGTTAAAGAGCTGGTCAGGATTATGAAGGAATATGGACCTTACGATGCTGTCCATTCCCATACTTTATTTCACTGCGGTATCGCTAATTCTGCTGCAATGCTGGCGGGTATTCATAAACGTATTGCCCATGCACATACCACTCTTGATGATAGTGAAAGCATATCAAGAAAGCTTTACATCAGAGGCATGAGAAGCCTTACTTCTGCCGTTTCCACTCATTTACTTGCATGCAGTAATGAAGCAGGAAGATATTTATTCGGACCACGGCAATTAAAGAAACGAAGGTTTTCGTATTTTCCTAACTTAATAGATTATTCAAGTTTTCTTGAAGATCATCAGAAAGAAGTTAGCTTGTTAAAAGAAGAACTAGGGTTAAAAAATGTTAAAGTTATTGGACATATAGGCAGATTTATTGCCCCGAAAAATCACTCGTATCTTTTGAAAATCTTTAAAGAAGTACTGAAAAAAGAGGATGACTTCAAACTATTGCTTGTAGGGGATGGAGATTTACGAAGCATCACTGAAGCAGAAGTGAAAAAAGAAGGACTGGAGGACAAAGTAATTTTTACAGGTATACGAAAAGATATAGACATACTGCTAAAATGCATGGATATCTTTGTCTTCCCTTCTGTATACGAAGGACTTGGCCTTGTTTTACTGGAAGCGCAGGCGAGCGGGCTGCCATGCGTTGTGTCCGAAGCTGTGCAGCCTGAAGCAGATATTGAAGTTGGTTTAGTTACAAAGCTTTCTCTAGAGCAAAAACCAGAAGAATGGGCTGAGGAAGTATTATCAAACGTTTGTAAAAAGGAGACAGATAAAAAGAGGATTATTAAAGCCTTTGAAAATAAAGGTTATTCTATGTCTGGAGGTATTTCCAGTATTATTTCTATTTACCGGGAATGA
- a CDS encoding glycosyltransferase family 2 protein, with translation MGPTLTIFTPTFNRAYSLHLCYESLKRQTCKDFIWLIIDDGSTDNTKELINSWIEESVVPIKYYYQENQGMHGAHNTAYEMIDTELNVCIDSDDYMPIDAVELIVSFWRKHGSNKVSGIVGLDVYKNGEVVGSKLPTHLNSTTLYDLYMTHKVTGDKKLIYRSELTKKYPYPVYKDEKYVGLSYKYHKIDEDYQMLLLNEPLCVVEYLEDGSSLNMLNQYKRNPKGFSFLRVELMKLPFASTSFKFRQAIHYVSSSLLLRNRRFLKETPSKLLTILAMPVGTMLYIYILVKS, from the coding sequence TTGGGACCAACATTAACCATATTTACACCTACATTCAACAGAGCCTATTCTCTCCATCTTTGTTATGAAAGCTTAAAAAGACAAACATGTAAGGATTTTATCTGGCTTATAATTGACGACGGCTCTACTGATAATACAAAGGAGTTAATCAATAGTTGGATAGAAGAGAGTGTTGTTCCAATTAAGTACTATTATCAAGAGAATCAGGGGATGCATGGTGCACATAATACTGCTTATGAAATGATAGATACAGAGCTAAATGTTTGCATTGATTCAGATGATTACATGCCCATTGATGCTGTGGAACTGATAGTTTCTTTTTGGAGAAAACATGGTAGCAATAAAGTGAGTGGTATAGTCGGACTTGATGTTTATAAAAATGGAGAAGTAGTTGGTTCAAAACTTCCAACGCATTTAAATAGTACTACGTTATACGATCTTTATATGACACACAAAGTAACAGGTGATAAAAAACTAATTTATCGCTCTGAACTAACAAAGAAATATCCTTATCCAGTTTACAAAGATGAAAAATATGTAGGATTAAGTTACAAGTATCATAAAATAGACGAAGATTACCAGATGCTGTTATTAAATGAACCTCTTTGTGTAGTTGAATACCTAGAGGATGGCTCATCTTTAAATATGCTGAATCAATATAAAAGAAATCCAAAAGGTTTTTCTTTTTTAAGAGTTGAATTGATGAAACTTCCGTTTGCTTCGACTAGCTTTAAGTTCCGGCAGGCAATTCATTATGTCTCAAGCAGCCTCCTCCTAAGAAACCGGAGATTTCTGAAGGAAACACCAAGCAAATTATTAACCATTCTGGCAATGCCAGTGGGAACGATGCTGTATATATATATATTAGTGAAGTCTTGA
- a CDS encoding glycosyltransferase family 1 protein, with translation MRPIRILQVVTIMNRGGLETMLMNYYRQVDRTKIQFDFMVHRNEEGHYDKEIIDLGGKLFRMPQIRPGNYRLYFKQLDEFFKKHSYYKVVHSHINENSSFVLRAANRADIPCRIAHSHLSDLGLDLKYPFRLYARSVMKNNPNNYFACSKKAGEWLFGKNHPDRGDIKVLNNAVDVKKFKFNEQVRARVRNELQTGNKLVIGHIGRINKQKNHDFLIDIFKEVQEREPDSLLVLAGEGHLRKAVEQKVKSLGLSEHVRFLGVREDVADLFQSFDLFLFPSLFEGLPVVLVEAQAAGLNCIVSDTITKETDITGRLKFKSLNDSPEKWAESILSTTYEHKDTSNVIRNKGYDTATMADWLCGFYTAHSLQALK, from the coding sequence ATGAGACCAATAAGAATACTACAAGTTGTAACAATTATGAATCGTGGTGGACTTGAAACTATGTTGATGAACTATTACAGACAAGTCGACCGTACAAAAATACAATTTGATTTTATGGTTCATCGTAACGAAGAAGGGCATTATGATAAGGAAATTATTGATTTGGGTGGAAAATTATTCAGAATGCCTCAAATTCGTCCTGGTAACTACAGATTATATTTTAAACAACTGGATGAGTTTTTCAAAAAGCATAGTTATTACAAGGTCGTCCATTCTCATATTAACGAAAACAGCAGTTTTGTTTTAAGAGCCGCTAATAGAGCTGATATTCCTTGCAGGATTGCCCACAGCCACCTAAGTGATCTGGGATTAGATTTAAAATATCCGTTTCGGTTATATGCAAGGTCTGTAATGAAAAATAATCCAAATAATTATTTCGCCTGTTCAAAAAAAGCTGGCGAATGGCTGTTTGGAAAGAACCATCCAGATCGTGGAGATATAAAAGTGTTAAATAATGCAGTTGACGTTAAAAAATTTAAATTTAATGAACAAGTACGGGCTAGAGTAAGAAATGAATTACAAACGGGAAATAAATTAGTTATTGGGCATATAGGAAGAATTAACAAACAAAAAAATCATGATTTCCTTATTGATATCTTTAAAGAAGTTCAAGAGAGAGAACCTGATTCGCTGCTAGTATTAGCAGGCGAGGGGCATTTAAGAAAAGCTGTTGAACAAAAGGTCAAGTCTTTAGGATTATCCGAACATGTTAGGTTCCTTGGTGTTAGAGAAGATGTCGCTGATCTTTTTCAGAGCTTTGACCTGTTTTTATTTCCTTCACTTTTTGAAGGATTGCCAGTCGTGCTGGTGGAAGCACAGGCTGCAGGTTTAAATTGCATTGTTTCTGACACAATTACAAAAGAAACTGATATCACTGGGAGGCTGAAATTTAAAAGTTTAAATGATTCTCCGGAAAAATGGGCTGAAAGTATTCTTTCTACCACCTATGAACATAAAGACACATCAAATGTAATACGTAATAAAGGTTATGATACTGCAACTATGGCTGACTGGCTTTGTGGGTTTTATACTGCTCACTCACTACAGGCTTTAAAATAG
- a CDS encoding CDP-glycerol glycerophosphotransferase family protein has translation MNNLMNFIKKSAALALIHTLNFLPVKKNKIFLYSYYGSQYGCSPKYITEYVLANFPSGKYDIVWAFNTPEKHNIKGVRKVKTMSFRYFYELCTSKVVITNFRTTELFVKRKNQYYIQTWHSSLRLKQIEKDAENVLPAQYIKQAKEDSRKLDLLMSGCQYSSDIFKRSFWYEGEIFEHGIPRNDILSEKSETKRTAVLSGLGIDAERKVLLHAPTFRNNNDLDIYKLNYDKITENLKSRFGGDWVILVKLHPHLINSSHTLLTGENVRDVTAYNDIQELLISADVLISDYSSLMFDYTVTGKPCFLYIPDYYEYTRKERKLYFDLDDLPFRTAQDMNQLLKEIEEFDDALYRNELDIFLTGVGTFENGTACEKLAERIDSICFSKKGSGKYEAV, from the coding sequence ATGAACAACCTAATGAATTTTATAAAAAAATCGGCTGCTTTAGCATTAATTCATACTTTAAATTTTCTTCCGGTGAAGAAAAATAAAATATTTTTATACAGTTATTATGGAAGCCAGTACGGATGCAGCCCTAAATATATTACTGAGTATGTGCTGGCTAACTTCCCGTCCGGGAAATATGACATCGTCTGGGCGTTTAATACTCCTGAAAAACATAATATAAAGGGCGTCAGAAAAGTAAAAACGATGTCTTTCCGTTATTTTTATGAATTATGCACATCAAAGGTTGTTATTACTAACTTTCGTACAACAGAGTTATTTGTAAAAAGAAAAAATCAATATTATATTCAGACCTGGCATAGTTCTTTACGGTTAAAACAAATTGAAAAAGACGCGGAAAATGTACTCCCAGCTCAGTATATAAAGCAGGCAAAGGAAGATTCACGTAAATTAGATCTCTTAATGTCAGGCTGCCAATATAGTTCCGATATATTTAAGAGATCATTCTGGTATGAGGGAGAAATATTCGAGCATGGCATTCCGCGAAATGACATTCTGTCAGAAAAAAGTGAAACGAAAAGAACCGCTGTATTAAGCGGGCTGGGTATTGATGCAGAGAGGAAGGTACTTCTGCATGCCCCGACTTTCCGGAATAATAATGATCTCGATATTTATAAATTAAATTACGATAAAATCACTGAGAACCTGAAAAGCAGGTTTGGCGGTGATTGGGTTATACTCGTTAAACTGCACCCTCACTTGATAAACAGCTCACACACATTGCTGACTGGTGAAAATGTGAGAGATGTAACAGCTTATAATGATATACAGGAGCTGCTGATTAGCGCTGATGTATTAATTTCAGATTACTCATCTTTAATGTTCGATTATACTGTGACAGGGAAACCATGTTTTCTTTATATTCCTGATTACTACGAATATACGAGAAAAGAACGGAAACTCTATTTTGACCTTGATGATCTGCCCTTCAGAACCGCACAAGATATGAACCAATTATTAAAGGAAATAGAAGAATTCGATGACGCTCTGTATAGAAATGAATTGGATATATTCTTAACGGGTGTAGGGACCTTTGAGAACGGAACGGCCTGCGAAAAACTTGCAGAACGAATAGACAGTATATGTTTTTCTAAAAAAGGGAGTGGTAAATATGAAGCAGTATAA
- a CDS encoding glycosyltransferase, which produces MKKVLISSFDMEVGGVERSLISMLSNFDYTSYDVNLMLYSHTGEFMDQIPGKSNLLHESPVYKTFRLSIKDVLKSGRLPLGAVRLYAKYKANKGVSLENGYKQMQYMWKYSLPFLPAHKGKYDAAISYLWPHYFVAEKVEADVKIAWIHTDYSTVETDIETDLEMWNKFHYIIAVSDQCRKAFIQKYPTLQEKVIVIENITSPDLVRTLAEENTENEISQDKRFALVTVARLSHAKGIDNAVKALKLLHDRGYSNLAWYIVGYGGDEDKIRNLIRETNLQNSFILLGKKINPYPYVKAADVYVQPSRYEGKAVTVGEAQILARPVVITNYKTSASQVNNMTDGYICDLSIEGIADGIEALYNNENTRNTLAGNCARKDFSNSRELEKLYDLVGRNNVETKSERYCSYL; this is translated from the coding sequence ATGAAAAAAGTGTTGATTTCATCCTTCGATATGGAGGTTGGCGGTGTTGAAAGAAGTCTTATCAGCATGCTGAGTAACTTTGATTATACCAGCTATGACGTAAATTTAATGTTATACAGCCATACTGGCGAATTCATGGATCAGATCCCAGGGAAAAGTAATTTACTCCATGAATCTCCAGTTTATAAAACTTTCAGGTTGTCCATCAAAGATGTATTAAAAAGTGGCCGTCTCCCGCTTGGGGCAGTCAGGCTCTATGCAAAATATAAGGCAAACAAAGGCGTATCATTGGAGAACGGCTATAAGCAAATGCAGTACATGTGGAAATATTCGCTTCCTTTTCTTCCGGCCCATAAAGGAAAATACGATGCGGCAATAAGCTATCTATGGCCACACTACTTTGTTGCCGAAAAAGTGGAGGCTGATGTAAAGATAGCGTGGATCCATACAGACTATTCAACTGTTGAAACAGATATCGAGACCGACTTAGAGATGTGGAATAAGTTTCATTATATTATCGCTGTATCTGATCAATGCAGGAAAGCATTCATTCAAAAATACCCCACATTACAGGAGAAAGTTATAGTTATTGAAAATATAACCTCGCCGGATTTAGTGCGGACTCTTGCTGAGGAAAACACTGAAAATGAAATCTCCCAGGACAAAAGGTTTGCTCTTGTTACAGTAGCAAGGTTATCCCATGCCAAAGGAATTGATAATGCGGTAAAAGCATTAAAGCTACTCCACGACAGGGGATACAGTAATTTAGCCTGGTATATAGTTGGTTACGGCGGGGATGAAGATAAAATCAGAAATCTGATAAGAGAGACAAATCTGCAGAATAGTTTTATCCTGCTTGGTAAAAAGATAAACCCTTACCCATATGTAAAAGCAGCAGACGTATACGTCCAGCCTTCCAGGTACGAAGGAAAGGCTGTCACGGTCGGTGAAGCACAGATTTTGGCCAGACCTGTAGTCATCACCAATTATAAAACTTCTGCAAGCCAGGTAAATAATATGACAGATGGGTATATTTGCGATTTATCAATCGAAGGCATAGCTGACGGCATTGAAGCTCTTTATAACAATGAAAATACAAGAAACACACTGGCAGGAAACTGTGCCCGAAAAGACTTCAGCAACAGCCGCGAACTGGAAAAATTATACGATTTAGTAGGGAGGAACAATGTTGAAACCAAAAGTGAGCGTTATTGTTCCTATTTATAA